One genomic segment of Rhodohalobacter mucosus includes these proteins:
- the yidD gene encoding membrane protein insertion efficiency factor YidD has protein sequence MIILPVRGYQLILSPWLGPSCRHSPSCSVYMIGAVKEWGPLKGFWLGLKRIGRCHPWGTSGYDPVPRSGSGDGDQAPD, from the coding sequence ATGATTATCCTGCCGGTTCGCGGGTATCAGCTTATCCTGTCTCCCTGGCTGGGGCCATCATGCCGACATTCCCCATCCTGTTCGGTCTACATGATAGGGGCTGTGAAAGAGTGGGGACCGCTTAAAGGATTCTGGCTCGGTTTAAAGCGAATTGGAAGATGTCACCCATGGGGAACGTCAGGTTATGATCCTGTACCCCGGTCCGGGTCAGGTGATGGTGATCAGGCACCGGATTGA
- the cysS gene encoding cysteine--tRNA ligase, translating into MQQAEQSKLHLYNSLTRKKEKFEPINAPFVGMYVCGPTVYGEPHLGHARAAITFDIVFRYLKHLGYKVRYVRNITDVGHLEDEETEQGEDKIAKKARIEQLEPMEIVQTYTIRYHRGMDALNCLRPSIEPTASGHIIEQIGLIEEILENGLAYEVNGNVYFDLEKYRETNDYGTLSGKVLEDLQSGSRDTEGMEEKKSPHDFALWKKASPSHIMRWPSPWSEGFPGWHLECTTMSTKYLGDTFDIHGGGLDLQFPHHEAEIAQSRGARGCDPARYWLHNNMVTIDGAKMSKSAGNFITLSQLFKGEHDLLEKGFDPMVVRFLMLQSHYRSKIDFSNDALLAAEKGYKRLMNASDVLHSMDTGTFKKEGEGSGDTEILEQCRLCHETMNDDFNTAQTLASLFELASKINAIQHAQLDADNVSLQAFTTLSKTFDDFVFDIFGLKETDSGKNGKTEELVKLLIQIRAEARERKDFATSDKIRDDLQKIGIQLKDDKSGETTFTIN; encoded by the coding sequence ATGCAGCAAGCGGAGCAATCCAAACTACACCTTTACAACAGCCTGACGCGCAAAAAAGAAAAATTTGAGCCGATCAATGCGCCTTTTGTTGGAATGTACGTTTGCGGGCCAACTGTGTACGGTGAGCCTCATTTGGGTCACGCACGGGCCGCTATAACTTTCGACATTGTATTCAGATATCTGAAACACCTGGGATATAAAGTGCGGTATGTAAGGAATATCACGGATGTCGGGCATCTTGAAGATGAGGAGACAGAGCAGGGTGAGGATAAAATAGCCAAAAAGGCACGCATCGAGCAGCTTGAGCCGATGGAGATTGTACAGACCTACACCATACGGTATCACCGCGGTATGGATGCGCTGAACTGCCTGCGTCCGAGTATCGAACCAACGGCTTCCGGTCACATTATAGAACAGATTGGGCTGATTGAAGAGATCCTGGAAAACGGACTGGCGTATGAGGTGAACGGGAATGTCTATTTCGATCTTGAGAAATACAGGGAGACAAACGACTACGGCACGCTGTCGGGCAAGGTACTTGAAGACCTCCAGTCGGGCAGCCGCGATACGGAAGGAATGGAGGAGAAGAAGAGTCCGCACGATTTTGCACTTTGGAAAAAAGCGTCTCCTTCGCACATTATGCGCTGGCCATCGCCCTGGAGTGAAGGATTTCCGGGATGGCATCTTGAGTGCACCACGATGAGCACAAAGTACCTCGGCGATACGTTCGATATTCATGGCGGCGGACTGGATCTGCAGTTTCCACACCATGAGGCTGAAATCGCTCAAAGCCGCGGAGCGCGCGGATGCGACCCGGCCCGATACTGGCTCCATAACAATATGGTGACTATCGACGGGGCCAAGATGAGCAAAAGCGCAGGGAACTTTATCACGCTTAGTCAGCTGTTTAAGGGAGAGCACGACCTTCTTGAAAAGGGATTCGACCCCATGGTGGTGCGGTTTCTTATGCTCCAGTCGCATTACAGAAGTAAAATTGATTTCTCCAACGATGCCCTGCTGGCCGCTGAAAAAGGCTACAAGCGGCTTATGAACGCTTCCGATGTGCTGCACTCTATGGATACGGGCACGTTCAAAAAGGAGGGAGAAGGAAGCGGGGATACTGAGATCCTCGAGCAGTGCAGATTGTGCCACGAAACAATGAATGATGATTTTAACACAGCGCAAACGCTCGCTTCGCTCTTCGAACTTGCATCCAAAATCAATGCAATTCAGCATGCGCAGCTGGATGCAGACAATGTGTCGCTGCAGGCTTTCACAACCCTATCCAAAACGTTTGATGATTTTGTATTCGACATTTTCGGACTGAAAGAGACCGATTCCGGGAAAAACGGCAAGACGGAAGAGCTGGTAAAGCTTCTCATTCAGATCCGTGCTGAAGCGAGGGAGAGGAAAGATTTTGCCACCTCCGATAAAATTCGTGACGACCTGCAGAAAATCGGCATTCAGCTGAAGGATGACAAGTCGGGCGAAACCACATTCACGATCAACTGA
- a CDS encoding aconitate hydratase — MGSTRNVTQKLIESHLVDGEMNPGAEIGLKIDQTLTQDATGTMVMLELEAMGLDKAKTDLSCQYVDHNLLQTDFKNPDDHVFLKSAADRFGIWYSRPGNGVSHPVHTEHFAIPGKTMAGSDSHTPASGCMGMLALGAGGLDVAFSIAGEPMYLKMPKVLGVKLTGKMPDWVSAKDVVLEMLRRYDVKGARGYVIEYYGPGLKELDTMDRHVIANMGTEMGATSTVFPSDEEVRRFMKQNNREDEWIELKADDGAEYDKDEEIVLDDIVPMIALPSSPGNVVPVSEVEGREIYQSYIGSSANPGYRDFWIASEIVKNRRVHEDVSFDVNPTSRQIIENMVKNGAMLYLVQSGARIHQAGCNGCIGMGQAPATGRNSLRTVPRNFPSRSGTSEDCVYLCSPETAAASALTGKITDPRNLEDLFGLTYPEYHEPEDYIINKEMLIAPSENGEEKELVKGPNISTMPDFDKISDFNVPVLLKMGDDISTDEILKAGAEVLPYRSNIPEISKFSFTVVDDTFYDRAMEAKEEHGGHIVVAGSNYAQGSSREHAAIAPRYLGQKAVIAKNYARIGWQNLANFGIAPLEFTDESDYDAIDKGDLIRIENLREQLKSGDTVQVKNETKDTELTVKHTLSGRQLEALLAGSVINLYKEQN, encoded by the coding sequence ATGGGCAGCACAAGAAATGTAACTCAAAAACTAATTGAATCACATCTGGTAGACGGTGAAATGAATCCCGGGGCAGAGATTGGTCTCAAAATTGATCAAACCCTGACACAGGATGCCACCGGAACCATGGTGATGCTTGAACTTGAGGCCATGGGGCTCGACAAGGCAAAGACCGACCTTTCCTGCCAGTATGTGGATCACAATCTGCTGCAGACAGACTTCAAAAATCCCGACGACCATGTTTTCCTGAAATCAGCTGCCGACCGTTTTGGCATCTGGTACAGCCGGCCGGGAAACGGAGTGAGTCATCCGGTTCATACAGAGCATTTTGCCATACCGGGTAAAACCATGGCCGGTTCCGACAGTCATACGCCTGCATCAGGATGTATGGGAATGCTGGCCCTGGGTGCTGGCGGACTCGATGTGGCTTTCTCCATAGCGGGCGAGCCAATGTATCTGAAGATGCCGAAGGTACTGGGAGTAAAACTGACGGGCAAAATGCCCGACTGGGTCAGCGCCAAAGATGTGGTGCTTGAGATGCTGAGGCGGTACGACGTGAAGGGTGCACGTGGGTATGTAATTGAATATTACGGCCCGGGACTGAAAGAGCTGGATACCATGGACCGTCACGTTATTGCCAATATGGGAACCGAGATGGGAGCAACGTCCACGGTATTTCCATCTGATGAGGAAGTGCGGCGATTTATGAAACAGAACAATCGCGAAGATGAATGGATTGAACTGAAAGCCGACGACGGGGCAGAATACGACAAAGATGAAGAGATCGTGCTTGATGATATTGTTCCGATGATCGCACTGCCGAGCAGCCCCGGAAATGTTGTACCGGTAAGCGAAGTGGAGGGCAGGGAGATCTATCAGTCGTACATCGGGTCATCGGCCAATCCCGGATACAGGGATTTCTGGATTGCCTCGGAAATTGTTAAGAATCGCCGTGTGCATGAAGACGTCAGCTTTGACGTGAACCCAACATCGCGCCAGATTATTGAGAATATGGTGAAAAACGGTGCAATGCTATATCTGGTGCAATCAGGAGCACGTATCCACCAGGCCGGCTGCAACGGATGCATCGGGATGGGACAGGCACCGGCAACCGGGCGGAACAGCCTGCGAACCGTACCCCGAAATTTTCCTTCACGTTCCGGAACCTCAGAAGATTGCGTTTACCTTTGCAGTCCGGAAACCGCAGCAGCCTCTGCGCTGACCGGCAAAATTACCGATCCCCGTAATTTGGAAGATCTGTTCGGTTTAACCTATCCGGAGTACCATGAACCGGAGGACTATATCATTAACAAAGAGATGCTGATTGCACCATCGGAAAACGGAGAGGAAAAAGAGCTGGTGAAAGGGCCCAATATTTCCACCATGCCCGATTTTGATAAAATCAGCGATTTTAATGTACCCGTACTCTTAAAAATGGGCGATGACATTTCTACGGATGAAATTCTAAAAGCGGGTGCCGAAGTGCTTCCCTACCGAAGCAACATACCGGAAATCAGCAAATTTTCGTTCACGGTTGTGGATGATACGTTTTACGACAGGGCCATGGAAGCAAAAGAGGAGCATGGCGGACACATTGTAGTGGCAGGTTCCAACTATGCACAGGGCTCAAGCCGTGAGCACGCAGCCATTGCGCCCCGATACCTGGGTCAAAAGGCAGTAATTGCTAAAAATTACGCCCGTATAGGCTGGCAAAACCTTGCTAATTTTGGAATTGCTCCCCTTGAGTTTACTGACGAATCCGATTACGATGCCATTGACAAGGGAGATTTAATCAGGATCGAGAACCTGCGCGAGCAGCTCAAAAGCGGCGATACGGTTCAGGTCAAAAACGAAACCAAAGACACTGAGCTTACGGTGAAGCATACCCTTAGCGGACGCCAGCTTGAAGCACTACTGGCGGGCAGTGTTATAAACCTGTACAAAGAGCAAAATTAG
- a CDS encoding rhodanese-like domain-containing protein yields METETKIREINAENLNQELNSNKRPVLINALDEEAYMARRIPGSINIPSDKANLINAVVPDKEQPIVVYCANSDCTASPELAGKLMDLNFTDVRDFDAGLAGWRNEGYELTGRNV; encoded by the coding sequence ATGGAAACAGAAACCAAGATCAGAGAAATTAACGCAGAAAATTTGAATCAGGAGCTGAACAGCAATAAAAGGCCCGTACTGATTAATGCGCTTGATGAAGAGGCGTATATGGCCAGGCGAATACCCGGCTCCATTAATATCCCCTCCGACAAGGCCAACCTGATTAACGCCGTTGTACCCGACAAGGAGCAGCCGATTGTAGTTTACTGTGCAAACAGCGACTGCACCGCATCACCCGAACTCGCAGGAAAATTGATGGATCTGAATTTTACGGACGTGCGTGATTTTGATGCCGGACTTGCCGGGTGGCGAAATGAAGGTTATGAGCTGACGGGCAGGAACGTATAA
- a CDS encoding HU family DNA-binding protein: MSEKITFRELVELIAEQSKQSQNSTNSFVSELVGVIENGLRESGSVSISGFGKFELRWMKERQGRNPQTGEPITIPGQNKVYFKPYKALREDVNRPYSKMESQILQDESDDSEAESEPKKEKEQAAEKPHSPEKQEKEKKEPAESKIETPIPLGPLEEPEEEDNGDHLLIERPVPDSSEQVHRDEGEDEEDGGDEEKIIAEEESNYEGLLYAPDRSGEVIPESLFSIPEPVEAEKEPRAIPVSTATPSQPRKAGRPVKKFDKKSRVNWSYAAAAVIIVILAFAALLYFIQQPQDTESPGITTEQQQEQMLDSEPDPEPETDQEPVSDLQTETESEMEEQAQAADEPEPADTEAEDAVGTESQDQQESDAEPGIDGETAFNTSPYTVNRGESLWSISEVRMSNPYYWPVIYNLNSGITNNPNLIPANAELSVPFISNPENLTSQQLEEVARGYLLMYDWAVDNQPDNARFFLWAVGVYSTDVLRDAQNRVDPDDWQFAVRR; this comes from the coding sequence ATGAGTGAAAAAATTACCTTCAGGGAACTTGTTGAACTGATTGCAGAGCAGTCTAAGCAGAGTCAGAACTCCACCAACAGTTTTGTCAGTGAGCTGGTGGGGGTCATTGAAAACGGCCTTCGCGAATCCGGTTCGGTCAGCATTTCAGGTTTCGGTAAATTTGAGCTGAGATGGATGAAGGAGCGTCAGGGCAGAAATCCGCAAACCGGAGAACCGATAACGATTCCCGGTCAGAACAAGGTCTACTTCAAACCTTACAAAGCACTTCGTGAAGATGTAAACCGCCCCTATTCCAAAATGGAGTCGCAGATACTGCAAGATGAAAGCGACGATAGCGAAGCCGAGTCTGAACCAAAGAAGGAAAAGGAACAGGCCGCAGAGAAGCCGCACTCCCCTGAAAAGCAGGAAAAGGAAAAGAAAGAACCGGCTGAATCAAAAATTGAAACCCCAATACCTCTGGGTCCCCTCGAAGAACCGGAAGAGGAAGATAACGGTGACCATCTGCTTATTGAACGTCCCGTTCCGGACAGCTCGGAACAAGTTCACAGAGATGAAGGTGAGGATGAGGAAGACGGCGGGGATGAAGAGAAGATAATTGCTGAAGAAGAGAGCAATTATGAAGGGCTTCTTTATGCTCCCGATCGTTCGGGTGAGGTAATTCCGGAATCTCTTTTCAGTATTCCCGAACCCGTTGAGGCCGAAAAGGAACCCCGGGCCATCCCTGTTTCTACAGCAACCCCTTCCCAACCGCGGAAAGCAGGCAGGCCGGTTAAAAAATTTGATAAAAAATCTCGAGTAAACTGGTCGTATGCAGCTGCTGCAGTCATTATAGTAATCCTGGCCTTTGCCGCTCTGCTCTACTTCATTCAACAGCCCCAGGATACTGAATCTCCCGGAATAACAACGGAACAACAACAGGAACAGATGCTTGATTCTGAGCCCGACCCTGAACCTGAAACAGATCAGGAACCTGTATCTGACCTACAGACGGAGACGGAATCGGAAATGGAAGAGCAGGCACAAGCTGCCGATGAACCCGAGCCTGCGGATACTGAAGCTGAGGATGCTGTCGGTACGGAAAGTCAGGATCAGCAGGAATCTGACGCTGAACCCGGAATTGACGGTGAAACGGCATTTAACACATCCCCCTATACAGTAAACCGCGGTGAGTCGCTATGGTCCATTTCTGAAGTCCGGATGAGCAACCCCTACTACTGGCCTGTTATTTATAATCTTAATTCGGGTATAACCAATAATCCGAATTTAATTCCTGCAAATGCAGAACTATCCGTACCTTTCATTTCCAATCCGGAGAATCTGACCTCCCAACAGCTCGAAGAGGTTGCAAGAGGCTACCTCTTAATGTACGATTGGGCTGTTGACAATCAACCTGATAATGCCCGTTTTTTCCTTTGGGCCGTCGGTGTGTATTCTACAGATGTGCTCAGAGATGCTCAGAACCGGGTTGACCCCGATGACTGGCAGTTTGCAGTACGTCGTTAA
- a CDS encoding HU family DNA-binding protein yields MNYSDFISRLAEATGNSNKQAKELAEDVFSVLSDQLSKGNGVSIPDLGTFSVKVNDVKKVYNPHYDKYMLIPPKRVVEFTPASGLKDELKFTGREDE; encoded by the coding sequence ATGAATTACAGTGACTTCATCAGCCGGCTTGCGGAGGCTACGGGGAATTCGAATAAACAGGCCAAAGAGCTTGCAGAGGATGTTTTCTCAGTACTTTCCGATCAGTTAAGCAAGGGTAATGGTGTGTCTATTCCCGATCTTGGCACCTTCAGCGTGAAAGTAAATGATGTAAAAAAAGTGTATAACCCGCATTACGACAAGTATATGCTGATCCCGCCCAAACGGGTTGTGGAATTTACACCGGCCAGCGGACTCAAGGACGAACTAAAGTTTACAGGCCGCGAGGATGAGTGA
- a CDS encoding Dabb family protein, with amino-acid sequence MIRHIVMWKLKDKAGGASKEKNAEKLKLILEGLRTNIDEIKAVEVGIQINPDEKEALDVVLICDFETELDFKMYTRDPHHKKAIDFIEEVAEQRVFVDYNVDL; translated from the coding sequence ATGATACGCCATATAGTAATGTGGAAACTTAAGGATAAAGCCGGCGGTGCTTCAAAGGAGAAGAATGCCGAAAAGCTAAAACTGATCCTGGAAGGCCTCAGAACCAATATCGATGAGATTAAGGCTGTTGAAGTGGGTATTCAGATCAACCCGGACGAAAAAGAGGCCCTGGACGTTGTTTTGATCTGTGACTTTGAAACGGAACTCGACTTCAAAATGTATACGCGGGATCCGCATCATAAAAAAGCAATAGACTTTATAGAAGAGGTTGCCGAACAGCGGGTATTTGTTGACTATAACGTGGATTTGTAA
- a CDS encoding NADP-dependent isocitrate dehydrogenase, protein MKSNTTITVAYGDGIGPEIMTATLNILNAAGANLTYDVIEIGEKVYRRGIKSGIEPSAWDPIRKNRVLLKAPITTPQGGGVKSLNVTMRKTLGLYANVRPCRSYAPFVRTKHPGMDVVIVRENEEDTYGGIEHRQTYDVFQCLKLITMPGTEKIVRYAFEYARRNDRKKLTCFTKDNIMKLTDGLFHDMFKQVGAEYPEIESENMIVDIGAARLADTPERFDVVVMPNLYGDIISDIAAQIAGSVGLAGSANIGEQCAMFEAIHGSAPDIAGQNIANPSGLLMASVMMLIHLGDTETAETIQNAWLKTLEEGLHTADIYDKKISDKLLTTDEFEKAVIERLGKEPEALRPVHYPESDEPLNVQLTFSRGENQPSKNVERKLKGVDLFACWQPGEPDDLAKMLKEGLGSLSDKMELIMITNRGTKVWPEGLEETFCTDHWRCRFVSVNGDLQPSDIIALLSGMDEHNIDIVKTENLYEFDGQRAYSLGQGE, encoded by the coding sequence ATGAAAAGCAATACAACAATCACAGTTGCATACGGCGACGGAATCGGACCCGAAATTATGACCGCAACCCTGAATATTCTGAATGCCGCAGGTGCAAACCTTACCTACGACGTCATTGAAATAGGGGAAAAGGTATACCGGAGAGGGATCAAATCAGGAATTGAACCATCGGCATGGGATCCGATCCGAAAAAACCGGGTCCTCCTGAAAGCACCGATTACAACCCCTCAGGGCGGAGGCGTAAAAAGCCTGAATGTAACCATGAGAAAAACCCTGGGCCTCTATGCCAACGTGAGGCCGTGCAGATCGTATGCACCTTTTGTGAGGACCAAACATCCTGGTATGGATGTTGTGATCGTAAGGGAAAATGAAGAGGATACCTATGGCGGGATAGAACATCGCCAGACATATGATGTATTTCAGTGCCTGAAGCTGATCACCATGCCGGGTACCGAAAAGATTGTTCGATACGCTTTTGAATATGCCCGGCGCAATGACCGGAAAAAATTAACCTGTTTCACCAAAGACAATATCATGAAACTGACCGACGGTCTTTTTCACGATATGTTCAAGCAGGTGGGAGCTGAGTATCCGGAAATCGAATCCGAGAACATGATTGTGGACATTGGTGCGGCACGGCTGGCAGATACTCCCGAAAGGTTTGACGTCGTGGTGATGCCCAACCTGTATGGGGATATTATCAGCGACATTGCAGCCCAGATTGCAGGTTCCGTCGGACTTGCAGGTTCTGCAAACATTGGTGAACAGTGTGCCATGTTCGAAGCCATTCATGGGTCTGCACCTGATATTGCAGGGCAGAATATTGCGAACCCGTCCGGATTGCTGATGGCCTCCGTCATGATGCTCATTCACCTGGGGGATACCGAAACGGCTGAAACCATTCAAAATGCGTGGCTTAAAACACTCGAAGAGGGGCTGCATACGGCCGATATTTATGACAAAAAGATCTCAGATAAGCTGCTGACAACCGATGAGTTCGAAAAAGCCGTAATTGAAAGGCTTGGCAAGGAGCCTGAGGCACTCCGTCCCGTGCATTATCCTGAAAGTGATGAACCGCTCAATGTTCAGCTGACTTTTAGCCGGGGTGAGAACCAGCCCTCTAAAAACGTTGAAAGAAAGCTGAAAGGCGTGGATTTGTTTGCCTGCTGGCAGCCCGGTGAGCCTGATGATCTTGCCAAGATGCTGAAAGAGGGTCTTGGATCTCTTTCAGACAAGATGGAGCTGATCATGATTACAAACAGGGGGACCAAGGTGTGGCCCGAAGGCCTTGAGGAAACGTTTTGTACAGATCACTGGAGATGCCGTTTTGTCTCTGTAAACGGCGATCTGCAGCCTTCAGACATCATTGCACTGTTGAGCGGAATGGATGAGCATAACATCGATATCGTTAAAACCGAGAACCTCTATGAGTTTGACGGACAACGCGCCTACTCTCTGGGTCAGGGTGAATAA
- a CDS encoding Smr/MutS family protein, whose translation MTQQDEPHKVPINGVLDLHTFAPSDLSTLIDEFIYACLKESITEIRIIHGKGTGALRRSVHSLLERNPHVKGYRLAGESGGGWGATEAELSFDEVS comes from the coding sequence ATGACGCAGCAGGATGAACCTCATAAAGTACCGATCAATGGCGTTCTCGATCTTCATACCTTCGCTCCTTCAGATCTCTCCACACTGATTGATGAATTTATTTACGCCTGTCTGAAAGAGAGTATTACCGAAATCAGAATCATCCACGGCAAAGGCACCGGAGCTCTCAGAAGAAGCGTTCACTCTCTGCTCGAACGGAATCCGCACGTGAAAGGATACCGTCTGGCAGGTGAATCGGGTGGCGGCTGGGGTGCTACTGAAGCAGAACTCAGCTTTGACGAGGTTTCATAA
- a CDS encoding four helix bundle protein produces MAKTYRELDIYRVSFDLFIETHRFTLKLPKYELYELGSQLRRSSDSVNTNIVEGYGRKRYKKDFVKFLTYSHASNDETVNHLRKLLILYPELNNEIRALCQKYDQLGGRIYAFTDYVEKNWRTK; encoded by the coding sequence ATGGCTAAAACATATAGAGAACTGGATATTTATAGGGTTTCATTTGACCTTTTTATTGAGACGCACAGATTTACGTTGAAACTTCCCAAATATGAGCTTTATGAATTGGGTAGTCAGTTGAGAAGGTCATCAGATTCAGTTAATACCAATATTGTTGAAGGATACGGCAGAAAACGATACAAGAAAGATTTTGTAAAGTTTTTAACCTACTCTCACGCAAGTAACGATGAAACGGTGAATCATTTAAGAAAACTGTTAATTCTTTATCCAGAATTAAACAATGAAATCAGAGCACTGTGTCAAAAATACGATCAGTTGGGCGGAAGGATTTACGCATTCACCGATTATGTGGAGAAAAACTGGCGAACAAAATAA
- a CDS encoding LysR family transcriptional regulator, with product MDFTIHQLQIFGAVVMERSITGAARKLHMTQPAVSIQMKQLQQHIGMDLYENRGKQFRLTDAGEELYQLYLSFMNRMNTFDSTLSQIKGGLKGTLSISAASTAMYVMPYLLGEFQKEFEEVEISLKVTNRFEVINHITNQDYSLAILTQVPDRDNLESIPFLKNPLVFAAHPSHPLANKQIGSLKELQDETFIIREQGSGTRMVMEKLLSEAGLQPRIGMELGTNEAVKQAIMAGIGVSLVSELSLTSERRLEKISVLDISGLPVNTHWHAIYRKGREVNPVTEHFLSFLERKQNLQ from the coding sequence ATGGATTTTACAATTCATCAGCTACAGATTTTTGGCGCAGTAGTGATGGAGCGCAGTATTACGGGTGCCGCCAGGAAGCTTCATATGACCCAGCCTGCAGTCTCCATCCAAATGAAACAGCTGCAGCAGCACATCGGCATGGATCTTTATGAAAACCGCGGCAAACAGTTCAGGCTAACTGATGCAGGCGAAGAGCTCTATCAGCTCTATCTCTCCTTTATGAACCGGATGAATACGTTCGACTCCACTCTTTCACAAATCAAGGGAGGCCTGAAAGGAACACTGTCAATTTCCGCCGCTTCAACGGCCATGTACGTGATGCCCTATCTTTTGGGGGAATTTCAGAAGGAGTTTGAAGAAGTTGAGATATCGCTGAAAGTCACCAACCGCTTTGAAGTAATCAATCATATAACAAATCAGGATTACAGCCTTGCGATTCTCACACAGGTACCCGACCGCGACAACCTTGAATCCATTCCGTTTCTTAAAAACCCTCTTGTGTTTGCTGCACATCCTTCCCATCCGTTGGCAAACAAACAAATAGGAAGCCTGAAAGAACTTCAAGACGAGACATTCATCATCAGGGAGCAGGGATCGGGTACGCGCATGGTAATGGAAAAGCTTTTATCTGAGGCGGGTTTGCAGCCAAGGATCGGCATGGAACTGGGCACAAACGAAGCGGTAAAGCAGGCCATTATGGCCGGAATTGGCGTCTCACTGGTATCGGAGCTAAGCCTGACTTCCGAACGCCGTCTTGAGAAGATAAGCGTACTGGATATCAGCGGACTACCGGTGAACACACACTGGCACGCCATCTATCGCAAAGGGCGTGAGGTAAACCCCGTAACCGAACATTTTTTGAGTTTCCTTGAGCGCAAGCAGAATTTGCAGTAG
- the folE gene encoding GTP cyclohydrolase I FolE — translation MSKDKNILDTLDLNHSEAEEIGDNHLSTSVQTPLRKDAFELTDSEKIEVIEKHFAEIMHALGLDLTDESLSGTPRRVAKMYVKEIFQGLNPVNRPDTRKFGNKYEYGDMVVVKNINVTSFCEHHFLPFIGKAHVAYFSSGKVIGLSKINRMVDYYARRPQVQERLTLQIAEELQESLETDDVAVFIESKHFCVSTRGIQDRESSTVTTEYRGRFKEKEIQQRFIDYMKAEMMV, via the coding sequence ATGAGCAAGGACAAGAATATATTGGATACACTTGATTTAAATCATTCTGAGGCTGAAGAGATCGGGGATAATCATCTCTCGACCTCCGTTCAAACTCCATTGAGAAAAGATGCATTTGAGCTGACGGACAGTGAAAAGATTGAAGTCATAGAAAAGCATTTCGCTGAAATTATGCACGCTCTCGGTCTCGATCTGACCGACGAAAGCCTGAGCGGCACTCCCCGCCGGGTAGCCAAGATGTATGTGAAGGAGATTTTTCAGGGCCTGAACCCCGTAAACCGCCCCGATACCAGAAAGTTCGGTAATAAGTATGAATATGGTGACATGGTTGTTGTAAAGAACATCAACGTCACCTCGTTTTGCGAACATCATTTTCTGCCCTTTATCGGGAAAGCGCACGTAGCATATTTCAGCAGCGGTAAAGTGATCGGCCTCTCAAAAATTAACCGGATGGTGGATTACTACGCCCGCCGTCCCCAAGTTCAGGAACGGCTGACGCTTCAAATTGCAGAAGAGCTTCAGGAATCACTCGAGACGGATGATGTGGCCGTATTTATTGAGAGCAAACATTTTTGTGTATCCACGCGCGGCATTCAGGACAGGGAAAGCAGCACCGTAACAACGGAATACCGCGGCCGTTTTAAGGAAAAAGAGATTCAGCAGCGCTTTATCGATTATATGAAGGCGGAGATGATGGTTTAA